From a single Drosophila sulfurigaster albostrigata strain 15112-1811.04 chromosome 3, ASM2355843v2, whole genome shotgun sequence genomic region:
- the LOC133844752 gene encoding patronin isoform X37 translates to MDAETQEIRQARQRASVKWLLSKAFNNRVPDNLKEPFYRDHENQERLKPQIVVELGNATLYCQTLSNLYSDPNYQSLNHWSILQTLARKGVAVVESSDMPITETVLIQTNPLRINAHMSVIESLMILYAKEISSGDRVTSALRRISGSSYQAPAGQTYEQALLAWISHACAALKKRIVKELESSVPDEIGTRLQTPDIPPVRDFQDLCDGICLALLISYYCPKVVPWTSVRINYLPAVEDSIHNILLVSSFSQKHLPYGVFHMTPEDITYMRGSMKLNLVLLLTDLFNLFEIHPAKCVCYPGMDGQDVIAKRTMGANEHGICHRRGLTMQPVTPIPDLRSDLDQPPVGSPSNRPPFQVPNTNSFSGGLNRRSTPPTEYQTMQSNHFDGNQAEAFVVHKSRGITTLSSMHSQHQQQQQQQHHHQQQQQQQHFQHQQQHQQLQQQQLQSQQEPLVPARLRQAKEKNNVESKADERGDFVAAGRPSNWEQSRRPSFAGRRSRRNSSSEDSQLTIENFGGSQDQINTLGRYERERDRERERKLSNTSVEPAVAVRSSIADARGTLQLGYDTDSGSEKQDRETEKYSMRRQASVDNVPTVSSHNLSNLSNAGSPLPMARNKQHSNERDYANAEHYNDARSTSGYDPESTPVRKSSTSSMPASPAAWQLEICDDDMRSLEHVNKLSSMRMKLEEKRRRIEQDKRKIEMAVMRHQEKEDLESCPDVLKWETMSNESKRTPDIDPADMDKYQQQTYGSQQHLADHHYQQRPMQQSFGSSPHLPQAFNAPVSAYSSRPPSRDPYQQQQQQLHHPHQQQPMQMPPMQYVNEHGQYMSPPAHYMQPQSIYSDNGAPYNNHSPYGAPPPQPQYQQRNSVYDDYGQPANHFYLHESPPQPHPQRRTWAHSAAAAAYEQQQQQQQQHQHQQPLVDVNAWQSQKKLQQQQQQLQQQQQLQQNWPNRPPSSAGASQGFVLHQNGGSGAGGGGGGELQHLFQMQSSPQHGQRLHGGANGVQRQQSLTNLRDNRSPKGNMMQPQPMTLGQHEDMMAPQSICFIGDEEDVDELERNIIESMQSTRISDFVVQQQQRLHQQQQQQQQQQLPATHSGRGSSSEDYDSGELISNKLNITSGNLTYRIPSPSRPSIQANSFQDPRGSVGGGSGSGGSGEEQRPEKGFYISFDNDQPKRPKPPLRTKRSPKKEPGRDSVDNQVVLKRESLSQLHNINNSVGGGDEIKNASLARHSIHGIAAGLPSNANSAGNATYNKYTDEPPIQLRQMAAATAEPLGLERRHLEDLTNQPQQQPLSPTRLRAEQNAEAAKNKAIVIGADSTNLDPESVDEMERRKEKIMLLSLQRRQQQEEAKARKEIEASQKREKEREKEEERARKKEEQVARRAAILEQHRLKKAIEEAEREGKTLDRPDLHVKLQPQSSSASTPRLRQQRVTRPRPKTIHVDDASVDISEASSLSSRGKKGSSSNLTESPDDYPSTSSTPIGRRGSYKTSRGPKLYKQPAAKSNRGIILNAVEYCVFPGAVNREAKQKVLEKIARSEAKHFLVLFRDAGCQFRALYSYVPETDQVTKLYGTGPSQVDEVMFDKFFKYNSGGKCFSQVHTKHLTVTIDAFTIHNSLWQGKRVQLPSKKDMALVI, encoded by the exons ATGGATGCCGAAACACAGGAAATACGACAG GCTCGTCAACGTGCTTCCGTCAAATGGCTGCTGTCGAAGGCGTTCAACAATCGCGTACCCGACAACCTGAAGGAGCCGTTCTATCGCGATCACGAGAACCAGGAACGCCTCAAGCCGCAGATCGTTGTTGAGCTGGGCAATGCGACGCTCTACTGTCAGACGTTGTCCAATCTCTACTCTGATCCCAACTACCAAAGCTTAAATCACTGGTCAATCTTACAGACGCTAGCGCGCAAGGGAGTCGCTGTGGTCGAGTCCTCGGACATGCCCATTACCGAAACGGTATTAATTCAAACGAATCCGTTGCGAATT AATGCACACATGTCTGTGATAGAATCGCTGATGATTCTGTATGCAAAGGAAATATCGTCGGGAGACCGCGTCACATCGGCCCTGCGAAG AATATCTGGCAGCAGTTATCAGGCGCCTGCTGGCCAAACTTACGAGCAAGCATTGCTTGCTTGGATATCGCATGCGTGCGCTGCGCTAAAGAAGCGCATCGTCAAGGAGCTGGAGTCAAGTGTGCCGGATGAAATC gGCACACGTCTGCAAACGCCGGATATACCGCCAGTGCGTGATTTTCAGGATCTGTGCGATGGCATTTGCCTGGCGCTGCTCATTTCCTACTATTGCCCCAAGGTGGTGCCGTGGACGAGTGTGCGCATCAACTATCTGCCCGCGGTGGAGGACTCCATACACAATATACTGCTCGTGAGCAGTTTTTCACAAAAGCATTTGCCATACGGCGTCTTCCACATGACGCCCGAGGACATCACCTACATGCGGGG CTCGATGAAACTGAATCTGGTCTTGCTGCTGACGGATTTGTTCAATCTGTTCGAAATACACCCGGCCAAATGTGTTTGCTACCCTGGCATGGATGGACAGG ATGTCATCGCCAAGCGCACCATGGGCGCCAATGAGCACGGAATCTGCCATCGACGGGGCCTCACAATGCAACCCGTAACGCCCATACCCGATTTACGCAGCGATCTTGACCAGCCGCCAGTTGGCTCGCCATCGAATCGGCCACCGTTTCAAG TTCCGAACACAAATTCATTTAGCGGCGGCTTAAATCGCAGATCAACTCCGCCCACCGAATATCAAACGATGCAATCAAATCACTTTGATGGCAATCAAGCTGAAG CGTTCGTCGTGCACAAGTCGCGTGGCATTACCACACTCTCATCCATGCACtcgcaacatcagcaacagcagcagcagcaacatcatcatcagcagcagcaacagcaacaacactttcagcaccagcaacagcatcaacaactgcagcagcaacagttgcagtcgcagcagGAGCCCTTGGTTCCAGCTCGGTTGCGTCAGGCTAAAGAAAAGAACAATGTCGAGTCGAAGGCAGACGAGAGAG GCGATTTTGTCGCTGCTGGTCGACCAAGTAACTGGGAACAGAGCCGACGTCCGAGCTTTGCAG GTCGCCGTTCACGAAGGAATTCCTCCAGCGAAGATTCGCAGCTGACGATTGAGAATTTTGGAGGCTCGCAGGATCAAATCAATACGCTGGGCAGATATGAACGTGAACGGGACAGGGAAAGGGAACGTAAGCTGTCTAACACAAGTGTGG AACCTGCTGTGGCAGTGCGTTCTTCGATTGCCGATGCGCGTGGCACACTGCAGCTGGGCTACGACACGGATTCAGGATCGGAGAAGCAGGATCGTGAAACGGAAAAGTATTCAATGCGTCGACAAGCAAG TGTCGACAATGTGCCCACGGTCTCGAGCCACAATCTGTCGAATTTATCAAATGCGGGTAGTCCGTTGCCCATGGCGCGTAATAAACAACATTCCAACGAAAGGGATTATGCGAATGCCGAGCACTACAACGATGCCAGATCAACGAGTGGCTACGATCCGGAGAGCACACCTGTACGCAAGTCCTCGACGAGCAGCATGCCCGCCAGTCCGGCTGCGTGGCAATTGGAGATTTGCGATGACGATATGCGTTCGCTGGAGCATGTCAACAAGCTGTCGTCGATGCGCATGAAACTTGAAGAGAAACGGCGACGTATCGAGCAGGATAAGCGTAAAATCGAAATGGCCGTGATGAGGCACCAAGAAAAg GAGGATTTGGAATCGTGTCCGGATGTCTTGAAGTGGGAGACCATGAGCAATGAGTCGAAGCGCACGCCGGACATTGATCCCGCTGACATGGACAAGTACCAG CAACAAACCTATGGCTCGCAACAACACTTGGCTGATCATCATTACCAGCAACGTCCCATGCAGCAAAGCTTTGGCTCATCACCGCATCTTCCGCAGGCCTTCAATGCGCCCGTCAGCGCCTACAGTTCCCGTCCGCCCAGTCGCGATCCctaccagcaacagcagcagcagctccaccatccacaccagcagcagcccaTGCAAATGCCCCCGATGCAGTACGTCAACGAGCACGGCCAATACATGTCGCCACCTGCTCACTACATGCAACCCCAGAGCATCTACAGCGACAATGGTGCACCCTACAACAACCATTCGCCGTACGGAGCTCCACCGCCGCAGCCACAGTATCAGCAGCGGAACAGCGTCTACGATGACTACGGCCAGCCGGCGAATCACTTTTACCTGCACGAGTCTCCGCCCCAGCCACATCCTCAGCGACGTACTTGGGCGCActcggcggcagcagctgcctatgagcagcagcagcagcaacaacaacagcaccagcaTCAACAGCCCTTGGTGGATGTGAATGCCTGGCAAAGCCAGAAgaagttgcaacagcagcagcaacaactgcagcagcagcagcagcttcaacaAAACTGGCCAAATCGACCGCCCTCCAGCGCTGGCGCATCTCAGGGCTTTGTGCTGCATCAGAATGGTGGCAGCGGTGCtggaggcggcggtggcggtgagTTGCAGCATCTGTTTCAGATGCAATCATCGCCACAGCATGGCCAGCGTTTGCATGGTGGCGCCAATGGCGTGCAACGCCAACAATCGTTGACCAATCTTCGCGACAATCGCTCGCCCAAGGGCAACATGATGCAACCGCAGCCCATGACGTTGGGTCAGCATGAGGATATGATGGCGCCGCAGAGCATTTGCTTTATTGGCGACGAGGAGGATGTGGATGAGCTGGAGCGCAACATTATCGAGTCAATGCAGTCAACACGCATCTCTGATTTTGtggtgcagcaacagcagcggctgcatcagcagcagcaacaacagcagcagcaacagttgccggCGACGCACAGCGGACGCGGCAGCAGCTCAGAGGATTACGATAGCGGCGAGCTGATTTCCAATAAGCTAAACATCACCAGCGGCAATCTGACCTATCGCATACCCTCGCCTTCGCGACCCTCCATACAGGCCAACAGCTTTCAGGATCCACGCGGCAGTGTcggcggtggcagcggcagcggtggCAGTGGCGAGGAGCAGCGACCCGAGAAGGGCTTCTACATATCGTTCGACAACGATCAGCCGAAACGACCAAAGCCGCCGTTGCGCACCAAGCGCTCTCCCAAAAAGGAACCGGGTCGGGATAGTGTGGACAACCAAGTTGTCCTTAAACGTGAATCGCTAAGTCAACtgcacaacatcaacaactcGGTGGGCGGTGGTGATGAGATCAAGAACGCTTCCCTTGCCCGTCACAGCATCCATGGAATTGCCGCTGGCTTGCCATCGAATGCCAACAGTGCTGGCAACGCCACCTACAACAAGTACACGGATGAGCCGCCCATTCAACTGCGCCAGATGGCTGCAGCGACGGCCGAACCCTTGGGTCTGGAGCGTCGGCATCTTGAGGACCTCACCAatcagccgcagcaacaaccTCTGTCGCCCACTCGTCTGAGGGCCGAGCAAAATGCCGAGGCAGCCAAGAACAAGGCGATCGTCATTGGTGCGGATTCGACTAATCTGGATCCG GAATCTGTTGATGAAATGGAGCGTCGCAAGGAAAAGATTATGCTGCTCTCGCTGCAGCGTCGCCAGCAGCAAGAGGAGGCGAAGGCGCGCAAGGAGATTGAGGCATCACAGAAGCGTGAAAAGGAACGGGAAAAGGAGGAGGAACGTGCGCGCAAAAAGGAGGAGCAAGTGGCGCGACGAGCGGCCATATTGGAACAACATAGACTAAAGAAAGCCATCGAAGAGGCCGAGCGAGAA ggTAAAACCCTGGATCGGCCCGATCTACATGTTAAACTACAGCCGCAGAGTTCGAGTGCGTCCACGCCACGTCTTAGACAGCAGCGTGTCACACGACCACGGCCCAAAACCATCCACGTCGATGATGCTAGCGTGGACATTAGTGAGGCTTCAAGCCTATCCAGTCGGGGAAAGAAAGGCTCCAGTTCTAATCTAACTG AGTCCCCCGACGATTATCCCAGCACAAGTTCAACTCCGATTGGACGACGGGGATCATACAAAACTTCCAGAG GTCCAAAACTGTATAAACAACCAGCGGCCAAATCGAATCGCGGCATTATACTGAATGCCGTTGAATACTGCGTTTTTCCGGGCGCCGTGAATCGCGAGGCGAAGCAGAAAGTGCTCGAGAAGATCGCACGCTCCGAGGCGAAACACTTCCTTGTACTCTTCCGTGATGCCGGCTGCCAATTCCGTGCCCTCTACAGCTATGTGCCCGAAACGGACCAAGTGACAAAGCTGTACGGCACGGGACCTAGTCAAGTCGACGAAGTCATGTTCGATAAGTTCTTCAA ATACAACTCAGGTGGCAAATGCTTCTCCCAGGTGCACACAAAGCATCTGACAGTCACGATAGACGCCTTCACAATACACAACTCGCTGTGGCAGGGCAAGCGGGTGCAGTTGCCCAGCAAGAAGGACATGGCACTTGTAATCTAA
- the LOC133844752 gene encoding patronin isoform X39 produces MDAETQEIRQARQRASVKWLLSKAFNNRVPDNLKEPFYRDHENQERLKPQIVVELGNATLYCQTLSNLYSDPNYQSLNHWSILQTLARKGVAVVESSDMPITETVLIQTNPLRINAHMSVIESLMILYAKEISSGDRVTSALRRISGSSYQAPAGQTYEQALLAWISHACAALKKRIVKELESSVPDEIGTRLQTPDIPPVRDFQDLCDGICLALLISYYCPKVVPWTSVRINYLPAVEDSIHNILLVSSFSQKHLPYGVFHMTPEDITYMRGSMKLNLVLLLTDLFNLFEIHPAKCVCYPGMDGQDVIAKRTMGANEHGICHRRGLTMQPVTPIPDLRSDLDQPPVGSPSNRPPFQVPNTNSFSGGLNRRSTPPTEYQTMQSNHFDGNQAEAFVVHKSRGITTLSSMHSQHQQQQQQQHHHQQQQQQQHFQHQQQHQQLQQQQLQSQQEPLVPARLRQAKEKNNVESKADERGDFVAAGRPSNWEQSRRPSFAGRRSRRNSSSEDSQLTIENFGGSQDQINTLGRYERERDRERERKLSNTSVEPAVAVRSSIADARGTLQLGYDTDSGSEKQDRETEKYSMRRQASVDNVPTVSSHNLSNLSNAGSPLPMARNKQHSNERDYANAEHYNDARSTSGYDPESTPVRKSSTSSMPASPAAWQLEICDDDMRSLEHVNKLSSMRMKLEEKRRRIEQDKRKIEMAVMRHQEKEDLESCPDVLKWETMSNESKRTPDIDPADMDKYQAFNAPVSAYSSRPPSRDPYQQQQQQLHHPHQQQPMQMPPMQYVNEHGQYMSPPAHYMQPQSIYSDNGAPYNNHSPYGAPPPQPQYQQRNSVYDDYGQPANHFYLHESPPQPHPQRRTWAHSAAAAAYEQQQQQQQQHQHQQPLVDVNAWQSQKKLQQQQQQLQQQQQLQQNWPNRPPSSAGASQGFVLHQNGGSGAGGGGGGELQHLFQMQSSPQHGQRLHGGANGVQRQQSLTNLRDNRSPKGNMMQPQPMTLGQHEDMMAPQSICFIGDEEDVDELERNIIESMQSTRISDFVVQQQQRLHQQQQQQQQQQLPATHSGRGSSSEDYDSGELISNKLNITSGNLTYRIPSPSRPSIQANSFQDPRGSVGGGSGSGGSGEEQRPEKGFYISFDNDQPKRPKPPLRTKRSPKKEPGRDSVDNQVVLKRESLSQLHNINNSVGGGDEIKNASLARHSIHGIAAGLPSNANSAGNATYNKYTDEPPIQLRQMAAATAEPLGLERRHLEDLTNQPQQQPLSPTRLRAEQNAEAAKNKAIVIGADSTNLDPESVDEMERRKEKIMLLSLQRRQQQEEAKARKEIEASQKREKEREKEEERARKKEEQVARRAAILEQHRLKKAIEEAEREGKTLDRPDLHVKLQPQSSSASTPRLRQQRVTRPRPKTIHVDDASVDISEASSLSSRGKKGSSSNLTDSGLGRATPPRRAPSPGMAASGPKLYKQPAAKSNRGIILNAVEYCVFPGAVNREAKQKVLEKIARSEAKHFLVLFRDAGCQFRALYSYVPETDQVTKLYGTGPSQVDEVMFDKFFKYNSGGKCFSQVHTKHLTVTIDAFTIHNSLWQGKRVQLPSKKDMALVI; encoded by the exons ATGGATGCCGAAACACAGGAAATACGACAG GCTCGTCAACGTGCTTCCGTCAAATGGCTGCTGTCGAAGGCGTTCAACAATCGCGTACCCGACAACCTGAAGGAGCCGTTCTATCGCGATCACGAGAACCAGGAACGCCTCAAGCCGCAGATCGTTGTTGAGCTGGGCAATGCGACGCTCTACTGTCAGACGTTGTCCAATCTCTACTCTGATCCCAACTACCAAAGCTTAAATCACTGGTCAATCTTACAGACGCTAGCGCGCAAGGGAGTCGCTGTGGTCGAGTCCTCGGACATGCCCATTACCGAAACGGTATTAATTCAAACGAATCCGTTGCGAATT AATGCACACATGTCTGTGATAGAATCGCTGATGATTCTGTATGCAAAGGAAATATCGTCGGGAGACCGCGTCACATCGGCCCTGCGAAG AATATCTGGCAGCAGTTATCAGGCGCCTGCTGGCCAAACTTACGAGCAAGCATTGCTTGCTTGGATATCGCATGCGTGCGCTGCGCTAAAGAAGCGCATCGTCAAGGAGCTGGAGTCAAGTGTGCCGGATGAAATC gGCACACGTCTGCAAACGCCGGATATACCGCCAGTGCGTGATTTTCAGGATCTGTGCGATGGCATTTGCCTGGCGCTGCTCATTTCCTACTATTGCCCCAAGGTGGTGCCGTGGACGAGTGTGCGCATCAACTATCTGCCCGCGGTGGAGGACTCCATACACAATATACTGCTCGTGAGCAGTTTTTCACAAAAGCATTTGCCATACGGCGTCTTCCACATGACGCCCGAGGACATCACCTACATGCGGGG CTCGATGAAACTGAATCTGGTCTTGCTGCTGACGGATTTGTTCAATCTGTTCGAAATACACCCGGCCAAATGTGTTTGCTACCCTGGCATGGATGGACAGG ATGTCATCGCCAAGCGCACCATGGGCGCCAATGAGCACGGAATCTGCCATCGACGGGGCCTCACAATGCAACCCGTAACGCCCATACCCGATTTACGCAGCGATCTTGACCAGCCGCCAGTTGGCTCGCCATCGAATCGGCCACCGTTTCAAG TTCCGAACACAAATTCATTTAGCGGCGGCTTAAATCGCAGATCAACTCCGCCCACCGAATATCAAACGATGCAATCAAATCACTTTGATGGCAATCAAGCTGAAG CGTTCGTCGTGCACAAGTCGCGTGGCATTACCACACTCTCATCCATGCACtcgcaacatcagcaacagcagcagcagcaacatcatcatcagcagcagcaacagcaacaacactttcagcaccagcaacagcatcaacaactgcagcagcaacagttgcagtcgcagcagGAGCCCTTGGTTCCAGCTCGGTTGCGTCAGGCTAAAGAAAAGAACAATGTCGAGTCGAAGGCAGACGAGAGAG GCGATTTTGTCGCTGCTGGTCGACCAAGTAACTGGGAACAGAGCCGACGTCCGAGCTTTGCAG GTCGCCGTTCACGAAGGAATTCCTCCAGCGAAGATTCGCAGCTGACGATTGAGAATTTTGGAGGCTCGCAGGATCAAATCAATACGCTGGGCAGATATGAACGTGAACGGGACAGGGAAAGGGAACGTAAGCTGTCTAACACAAGTGTGG AACCTGCTGTGGCAGTGCGTTCTTCGATTGCCGATGCGCGTGGCACACTGCAGCTGGGCTACGACACGGATTCAGGATCGGAGAAGCAGGATCGTGAAACGGAAAAGTATTCAATGCGTCGACAAGCAAG TGTCGACAATGTGCCCACGGTCTCGAGCCACAATCTGTCGAATTTATCAAATGCGGGTAGTCCGTTGCCCATGGCGCGTAATAAACAACATTCCAACGAAAGGGATTATGCGAATGCCGAGCACTACAACGATGCCAGATCAACGAGTGGCTACGATCCGGAGAGCACACCTGTACGCAAGTCCTCGACGAGCAGCATGCCCGCCAGTCCGGCTGCGTGGCAATTGGAGATTTGCGATGACGATATGCGTTCGCTGGAGCATGTCAACAAGCTGTCGTCGATGCGCATGAAACTTGAAGAGAAACGGCGACGTATCGAGCAGGATAAGCGTAAAATCGAAATGGCCGTGATGAGGCACCAAGAAAAg GAGGATTTGGAATCGTGTCCGGATGTCTTGAAGTGGGAGACCATGAGCAATGAGTCGAAGCGCACGCCGGACATTGATCCCGCTGACATGGACAAGTACCAG GCCTTCAATGCGCCCGTCAGCGCCTACAGTTCCCGTCCGCCCAGTCGCGATCCctaccagcaacagcagcagcagctccaccatccacaccagcagcagcccaTGCAAATGCCCCCGATGCAGTACGTCAACGAGCACGGCCAATACATGTCGCCACCTGCTCACTACATGCAACCCCAGAGCATCTACAGCGACAATGGTGCACCCTACAACAACCATTCGCCGTACGGAGCTCCACCGCCGCAGCCACAGTATCAGCAGCGGAACAGCGTCTACGATGACTACGGCCAGCCGGCGAATCACTTTTACCTGCACGAGTCTCCGCCCCAGCCACATCCTCAGCGACGTACTTGGGCGCActcggcggcagcagctgcctatgagcagcagcagcagcaacaacaacagcaccagcaTCAACAGCCCTTGGTGGATGTGAATGCCTGGCAAAGCCAGAAgaagttgcaacagcagcagcaacaactgcagcagcagcagcagcttcaacaAAACTGGCCAAATCGACCGCCCTCCAGCGCTGGCGCATCTCAGGGCTTTGTGCTGCATCAGAATGGTGGCAGCGGTGCtggaggcggcggtggcggtgagTTGCAGCATCTGTTTCAGATGCAATCATCGCCACAGCATGGCCAGCGTTTGCATGGTGGCGCCAATGGCGTGCAACGCCAACAATCGTTGACCAATCTTCGCGACAATCGCTCGCCCAAGGGCAACATGATGCAACCGCAGCCCATGACGTTGGGTCAGCATGAGGATATGATGGCGCCGCAGAGCATTTGCTTTATTGGCGACGAGGAGGATGTGGATGAGCTGGAGCGCAACATTATCGAGTCAATGCAGTCAACACGCATCTCTGATTTTGtggtgcagcaacagcagcggctgcatcagcagcagcaacaacagcagcagcaacagttgccggCGACGCACAGCGGACGCGGCAGCAGCTCAGAGGATTACGATAGCGGCGAGCTGATTTCCAATAAGCTAAACATCACCAGCGGCAATCTGACCTATCGCATACCCTCGCCTTCGCGACCCTCCATACAGGCCAACAGCTTTCAGGATCCACGCGGCAGTGTcggcggtggcagcggcagcggtggCAGTGGCGAGGAGCAGCGACCCGAGAAGGGCTTCTACATATCGTTCGACAACGATCAGCCGAAACGACCAAAGCCGCCGTTGCGCACCAAGCGCTCTCCCAAAAAGGAACCGGGTCGGGATAGTGTGGACAACCAAGTTGTCCTTAAACGTGAATCGCTAAGTCAACtgcacaacatcaacaactcGGTGGGCGGTGGTGATGAGATCAAGAACGCTTCCCTTGCCCGTCACAGCATCCATGGAATTGCCGCTGGCTTGCCATCGAATGCCAACAGTGCTGGCAACGCCACCTACAACAAGTACACGGATGAGCCGCCCATTCAACTGCGCCAGATGGCTGCAGCGACGGCCGAACCCTTGGGTCTGGAGCGTCGGCATCTTGAGGACCTCACCAatcagccgcagcaacaaccTCTGTCGCCCACTCGTCTGAGGGCCGAGCAAAATGCCGAGGCAGCCAAGAACAAGGCGATCGTCATTGGTGCGGATTCGACTAATCTGGATCCG GAATCTGTTGATGAAATGGAGCGTCGCAAGGAAAAGATTATGCTGCTCTCGCTGCAGCGTCGCCAGCAGCAAGAGGAGGCGAAGGCGCGCAAGGAGATTGAGGCATCACAGAAGCGTGAAAAGGAACGGGAAAAGGAGGAGGAACGTGCGCGCAAAAAGGAGGAGCAAGTGGCGCGACGAGCGGCCATATTGGAACAACATAGACTAAAGAAAGCCATCGAAGAGGCCGAGCGAGAA ggTAAAACCCTGGATCGGCCCGATCTACATGTTAAACTACAGCCGCAGAGTTCGAGTGCGTCCACGCCACGTCTTAGACAGCAGCGTGTCACACGACCACGGCCCAAAACCATCCACGTCGATGATGCTAGCGTGGACATTAGTGAGGCTTCAAGCCTATCCAGTCGGGGAAAGAAAGGCTCCAGTTCTAATCTAACTG ATTCGGGATTGGGACGGGCAACTCCGCCGCGCCGCGCACCGTCACCAGGAATGGCGGCATCAG GTCCAAAACTGTATAAACAACCAGCGGCCAAATCGAATCGCGGCATTATACTGAATGCCGTTGAATACTGCGTTTTTCCGGGCGCCGTGAATCGCGAGGCGAAGCAGAAAGTGCTCGAGAAGATCGCACGCTCCGAGGCGAAACACTTCCTTGTACTCTTCCGTGATGCCGGCTGCCAATTCCGTGCCCTCTACAGCTATGTGCCCGAAACGGACCAAGTGACAAAGCTGTACGGCACGGGACCTAGTCAAGTCGACGAAGTCATGTTCGATAAGTTCTTCAA ATACAACTCAGGTGGCAAATGCTTCTCCCAGGTGCACACAAAGCATCTGACAGTCACGATAGACGCCTTCACAATACACAACTCGCTGTGGCAGGGCAAGCGGGTGCAGTTGCCCAGCAAGAAGGACATGGCACTTGTAATCTAA